The following coding sequences lie in one Listeria ivanovii subsp. londoniensis genomic window:
- a CDS encoding DNA-dependent RNA polymerase subunit epsilon, translated as MIFKVFYQETLTETPVREKTHSLYVEAESEVKVRQLLKEEPFHIEFVEKISDAHLAYEKENPDFALWEK; from the coding sequence TTTTTAAAGTATTTTATCAAGAAACACTTACAGAAACACCCGTACGCGAAAAAACACATTCTCTATATGTAGAAGCGGAAAGCGAAGTAAAAGTACGCCAACTTTTAAAAGAAGAACCTTTCCACATTGAATTTGTTGAAAAAATCAGTGACGCACATTTAGCATATGAAAAGGAAAACCCAGACTTCGCGCTCTGGGAAAAATAA